One part of the Dermacentor andersoni chromosome 2, qqDerAnde1_hic_scaffold, whole genome shotgun sequence genome encodes these proteins:
- the LOC126541927 gene encoding uncharacterized protein, which yields MLEAEGSGDADSERPSSALKKRHRRYCCVVGCHEQEGLNPNIRFYRFPSRPHETERRACWITAVRRAGPDGKPWEPAPNTRICSRHFVGNEKSNSASHPVYVPTVFSAAYNRPLPPDSSSHMERFQRSFQTFRWQIRGMKPSYCAAGSNVPDMQTASEETSDARSENPSTHTEQQKPAECSDYTGALADQTRADVHGSFPPASTRDDEDCPRPLKEDLTSAGTSRLETPAQTDGQQMVTRAVGPHARACYFAGYASIVSAPDALRSLCGVDSNPFSLLLSLLPAVKERTTDVTIENKLLMFLMKMKLGVSFVAIGVMFGVHESTACRIFYTVLNTLAEVTKDWIYKPPTEGIKLSQPECFKKNYPECTLIIDCTKVKTETPSEVRQQHLLFSPSKSCYTLKFLVGIIPNGMIVFASEPFGGRCSDTQITLDSVFFFHIVEPGDMMSADKGFPGIRTELAHKVVMVMPPFSAGSGVPFSPEEM from the exons atgctggaagcagaaggaagcGGCGACGCCGAttcggagagacctagctcagccttgAAAAAacgtcaccgtcgttactgctgcgtcgtgggctgccatgaacaagaaggcctgaatcccaacatcagattctaccgttttccttcaaggcctcatgAAACAGAGCGTCGGGCGTGCTGGATAAcagcagttcgtcgcgctgg tcctgACGGCAAACCGTGGGAACCAGCGCCGAACACCAGGATATGCAGTCGCCACTTTGTGGGCAACGAGAAAAGCAATTCGGCCAGTCACCCCGTGTATGTTCCTACAGTCTTCTCCGCGGCCTACAACAGGCCTCTTCCGCCTGACTCTTCAAGTCACATGGAACGGTTTCAAAG GTCTTTCCAAACGTTTAGGTGGCAGATAAGGGGCATGAAGCCGAGTTACTGCGCTGCTGGGAGCAACGTTCCAGACATGCAAACTGCATCTGAGGAAACCTCCGACGCGAGAAGCGAAAAT CCATCAACCCACACTGAGCAACAGAAGCCTGCAGAGTGTTCCGACTACACTGGAGCTCTTGCTGACCAGACAAGAGCAGACGTACATGGAAGCTTTCCTCCAGCATCAACTCGCGATGATGAAGACTGCCCCAGACCTCTGAAAGAGGATTTGACTTCTGCAGGTACCTCGCGACTTGAAACACCAGCCCAAACTGATGGCCAGCAGATGGTTACACGCGCGGTTGGACCGCACGCAAGGGCTTGCTACTTTGCTGGATATGCAAGCATTGTAAGTGCCCCTGATGCACTACGAAGTTTGTGTGGGGTGGACAGCAATCCGTTTTCTTTATTGCTTAGTCTTTTGCCAGCGGTCAAAGAAAGAACAACTGATGTAACGATTGAAAACAAACTTCTCATGTTTCTCATGAAAATGAAATTAGGAGTATCTTTTGTGGCCATTGGTGTCATGTTTGGGGTTCATGAGAGCACTGCCTGCCGTATCTTTTATACAGTTCTGAACACATTGGCAGAAGTAACAAAAGATTGGATTTATAAGCCCCCTACTGAAGGTATAAAACTTTCACAGCCCGAATGCTTCAAGAAAAATTATCCAGAGTGCACTTTGATCATTGACTGCACTAAAGTTAAAACCGAAACACCATCCGAAGTCAGGCAGCAGCACCTGCTGTTTTCTCCATCCAAGAGTTGCTACACACTAAAATTTTTAGTTGGAATTATCCCAAATGGAATGATTGTTTTTGCATCTGAGCCTTTCGGCGGACGCTGCTCTGATACACAAATCACTCttgattctgtttttttttttcacatcgttGAACCGGGTGACATGATGTCGGCTGACAAAGGTTTTCCTGGTATCCGTACAGAGCTTGCTCACAAAGTAGTCATGGTCATGCCACCCTTTTCAGCTGGAAGTGGCGTCCCATTTTCTcctgaagaaatgtag